The Serratia rhizosphaerae genome has a segment encoding these proteins:
- a CDS encoding SDR family NAD(P)-dependent oxidoreductase produces MNNWVLVTGGSRGIGRALVEALAQRWNIVFTWRNDEQASIEVATSCSDSPGWVAGYQCDGSKQEDVDRLAPELLARYGAPYAVIHNAGVTLDGLHMQQNGDTWRQVIETNLNAVFYWNKHLLPAMMSQGEGALLLMSSVSAIKGNIGQTAYGASKAAMVGLGRSLAQELGRFGIRVNCLLPGIIDSDMTRNMPSEALKALRKQVPLRRLGTAQEVAAAATFMIGAESRYMTGQTLVLDGGLTA; encoded by the coding sequence ATGAATAACTGGGTATTAGTGACCGGAGGCAGTCGGGGAATCGGCCGAGCGTTGGTGGAGGCGTTGGCTCAGCGTTGGAATATCGTTTTTACCTGGCGTAATGATGAGCAGGCCAGTATCGAAGTGGCTACCTCTTGCTCGGACTCACCTGGCTGGGTCGCCGGCTATCAGTGTGATGGCAGCAAGCAGGAGGATGTCGATCGCCTGGCGCCTGAATTACTCGCCCGTTATGGCGCTCCCTATGCGGTGATTCATAATGCCGGCGTTACGCTGGATGGGCTGCATATGCAGCAAAATGGAGATACCTGGCGTCAGGTTATAGAGACTAACCTTAATGCGGTGTTTTACTGGAACAAGCATCTGTTGCCGGCAATGATGTCACAGGGGGAGGGGGCACTGTTGCTGATGTCCTCAGTCAGTGCGATTAAAGGTAATATCGGGCAAACGGCCTACGGAGCCAGTAAGGCCGCGATGGTGGGGTTAGGACGCTCCTTGGCTCAGGAACTGGGGCGCTTTGGCATTCGCGTCAATTGCTTACTGCCGGGAATTATTGACAGCGATATGACACGTAACATGCCGTCGGAAGCGTTAAAAGCGCTGCGTAAGCAAGTGCCGCTGCGGCGGCTGGGGACAGCGCAGGAGGTTGCCGCCGCGGCGACGTTTATGATCGGGGCTGAGAGCCGTTATATGACGGGGCAAACGCTGGTGCTCGATGGGGGGCTAACCGCCTGA
- a CDS encoding tyrosine-type DNA invertase, with translation MKNRKHLTPSEVEKLLEATLRGKNPERDYCLIWMCFIHGCRVSEINSWRLSDIDLEGGNIYIHRLKNGFSTIHPVYVRERKCLQRWLAKRKSYRGADSEWLFLSNRGSRLSRQRIYWLIRNYSQAANLEVNAHPHMLRHGCGYALADRGIDTRLIQDYLGHRNIQNTVLYTASNAGRFKEVW, from the coding sequence ATGAAAAACCGCAAACATCTGACCCCATCCGAAGTGGAAAAATTGCTTGAGGCAACGCTGAGAGGTAAGAATCCTGAGCGAGACTACTGCTTGATTTGGATGTGTTTTATTCATGGGTGCCGTGTCAGTGAGATCAACAGTTGGCGGCTGTCAGACATCGATCTGGAAGGGGGGAATATTTACATTCATCGTTTAAAAAATGGTTTTTCAACCATTCATCCTGTATACGTGCGCGAAAGAAAATGTTTGCAGCGCTGGTTGGCGAAGAGAAAAAGCTACCGTGGTGCTGATAGTGAATGGTTATTTCTTTCCAACCGAGGCTCCCGACTTTCTCGTCAGAGGATCTACTGGCTGATTAGGAATTACAGTCAGGCGGCAAACCTTGAAGTTAATGCGCACCCTCATATGCTACGTCATGGCTGCGGATATGCATTAGCCGATCGCGGTATTGATACGCGTTTGATTCAGGATTATCTGGGACATCGAAATATTCAGAACACTGTATTATATACAGCGAGCAATGCCGGGAGATTTAAAGAAGTTTGGTAA
- a CDS encoding fimbrial protein, with product MKKNLLAVAVLAASAFSSAVLAADGQVNFTGSITDVACEIDASSKNQIVDMGKIATTAFAGAGSTDKVTAGDRRFSLILKNCPASVTAAAVRFGGKMVPGADGVLALTDAADMAEGVGVQISDEHNNVINLGLDSAVFPLVSTADNKLNFMASYYALANKVTPGTANAVAQFTIVYQ from the coding sequence ATGAAAAAGAATCTGCTCGCTGTTGCTGTATTGGCCGCATCTGCGTTTTCCTCCGCTGTTCTGGCTGCTGATGGCCAGGTTAACTTCACCGGCTCCATCACCGATGTCGCTTGTGAAATTGATGCAAGCTCCAAGAACCAGATCGTTGACATGGGCAAGATTGCCACGACCGCGTTTGCTGGTGCAGGCTCTACTGACAAAGTCACCGCAGGCGACAGACGCTTCAGCCTGATTCTGAAAAACTGCCCGGCTTCTGTCACGGCTGCTGCCGTTCGCTTCGGCGGTAAAATGGTTCCTGGCGCTGACGGCGTACTGGCATTGACTGATGCAGCAGATATGGCGGAAGGCGTCGGTGTTCAGATTAGCGATGAGCACAACAACGTGATCAACCTGGGTCTGGATTCTGCAGTATTCCCTCTGGTTAGCACCGCTGACAACAAGCTGAACTTTATGGCGAGCTACTACGCGCTGGCGAATAAGGTAACGCCAGGTACAGCTAACGCTGTAGCGCAGTTCACCATTGTATATCAGTAA
- a CDS encoding fimbrial biogenesis chaperone translates to MKVWQSALVAALLMTMGTQVQAGVIIGGTRVVYDGGKKESSLSISNPDKVPYLVQSWIDAGEDSAVKAPFIITPPLFRLDDGQNNILRIVRAGGALPDDKESLYWLNIKSIPSAPKQDNTLQIAVKTRIKLIYRPRGLEGSLNDAAQKVTWQRNGNALQVSNPSPYYLTFFNVKVNGVAVKDATMVAPRSSARFTLPSGNSGGALTWQIINDFGGASKAFTANL, encoded by the coding sequence ATGAAAGTTTGGCAGAGTGCGCTGGTCGCAGCGTTATTGATGACAATGGGTACTCAGGTTCAGGCCGGTGTGATTATCGGCGGAACGCGCGTGGTATATGACGGTGGAAAAAAAGAATCCTCTCTGAGTATCAGTAATCCGGACAAGGTGCCGTATCTGGTTCAGTCCTGGATTGATGCTGGCGAAGACAGCGCGGTTAAAGCACCGTTCATCATCACTCCTCCTCTGTTCCGCCTGGACGATGGGCAAAATAACATTCTGCGCATTGTGCGGGCTGGCGGTGCATTGCCGGACGATAAAGAGTCCTTGTATTGGCTCAATATCAAATCGATTCCTTCCGCACCGAAACAGGACAATACGCTGCAAATTGCGGTGAAAACGCGCATCAAATTGATTTATAGACCGCGCGGTCTGGAAGGCTCGCTGAACGATGCCGCGCAAAAGGTGACATGGCAGCGTAACGGCAATGCTCTGCAGGTTTCCAATCCTTCACCTTATTACCTCACTTTTTTCAACGTTAAGGTAAATGGTGTGGCAGTAAAAGACGCCACGATGGTTGCTCCGCGTTCCAGCGCGCGTTTCACCTTGCCGTCAGGTAATTCCGGTGGTGCATTGACCTGGCAAATCATTAATGACTTTGGTGGGGCCAGTAAAGCGTTCACTGCCAATTTATAA
- a CDS encoding fimbria/pilus outer membrane usher protein: MNNPKRSSPRGLRKTPLAWLISCQVAMLMGFSGLAQARDYFNPALLEIDNPDQRGVDLSVFEEGDTQAPGKYRVDIYVNREMIETRDIDFFLSRDSRGQNSLQPCLDDKLLEALGVRVEAIPAIKAGGKCVNIAQVIPQASSTFRFGQQRLELSIPQAALKTQARGYVSPDKWDSGIPALLANYSFSGANNKARRGDSSDSDSYYLNLRSGLNLGAWRLRNYSTWTRDSNGEKQWRSINTYLQRDIIALKSRLTLGDSSSSSDVFDSVPFRGAQLASDDDMLPDSMKGYAPVVRGIAKSNAQITIRQNGYVIYQSYVPPGPFEIKDLYPTSGSGDLRVTIKEADGSEQNLTVPFASVPVLQREGRFKYNIASGQFRSYLNDVDKRPFTQATGIYGLPWGATIYGGIQAASKYQALALGWGQNLGLLGALSADVTQAWTKPELRPKEHGQSWRLRYGKSFAETGTSFSLASYRYSTKGFYTMQEALETYTNGASIRFPLHKKSRSELTMNQNLWEGAGALSLSLMNEEFWNDNRRSQSASVGYNNSWSGVSYGLYYTYAKNGYNSDGSRSSNEDHIVAFNVSVPLSRWLPGANATYSVNSSRNGNTSNRVGLHGTALEGGNLNYSISQGYTSQGQGASGNASVDYRGGLGQANVGYGYDRDMQRLSYGLQGGILLHENGLTLSQPLGETVALVKAPGAKDVRIENQTGVSTDWRGYAVVPYQSPYRRNNINMDTTTLPDDVDMTLTSQSVVPTRGAVVRAEFKANIGQRVLMTLLRQGGAAVPFGATVTDLLNPDNSAAIVGDSGQVYLSGLADSGKLNVKWGNGASQQCQVTYSLDAKVQNSAIRTVNAQCL, encoded by the coding sequence ATGAATAACCCGAAGCGTAGCAGCCCGCGAGGGCTCAGAAAAACCCCGCTGGCTTGGTTGATCTCTTGCCAAGTGGCGATGTTGATGGGCTTTTCTGGCTTGGCGCAGGCTCGTGACTACTTTAACCCCGCGCTGTTGGAAATTGATAACCCCGACCAACGTGGCGTAGACCTTTCTGTGTTTGAGGAAGGCGATACTCAAGCGCCGGGGAAATATCGCGTGGATATTTATGTTAACCGCGAAATGATAGAGACTCGCGATATTGATTTCTTTCTGAGCCGGGACAGTCGCGGCCAGAACAGTTTGCAGCCATGTTTGGATGATAAACTGTTGGAAGCCTTGGGGGTGCGCGTTGAAGCTATTCCTGCCATTAAGGCGGGGGGGAAATGCGTTAACATCGCTCAGGTGATTCCTCAGGCTTCATCCACTTTTCGTTTCGGTCAGCAACGTCTGGAGTTAAGTATTCCTCAGGCTGCCCTTAAGACGCAGGCGCGCGGTTACGTTTCACCCGACAAATGGGATTCCGGCATACCGGCATTGTTGGCCAACTACAGCTTCAGCGGCGCTAATAATAAAGCGCGGCGCGGCGACAGCAGTGACAGCGACAGCTATTACCTGAACCTGCGCTCCGGGCTTAACCTGGGGGCGTGGCGTTTGCGTAACTATTCTACCTGGACCCGCGATAGTAATGGAGAGAAACAGTGGCGCTCCATCAATACCTATCTGCAGCGCGATATTATTGCGTTAAAAAGCCGCCTTACCCTTGGCGATAGCAGTTCGTCCAGTGATGTGTTTGACAGTGTCCCTTTCCGAGGTGCCCAGTTGGCCTCAGATGACGATATGCTGCCGGATAGCATGAAAGGTTATGCGCCAGTGGTGCGCGGCATTGCTAAAAGTAATGCGCAGATCACCATTCGACAAAACGGCTATGTGATCTATCAGAGTTATGTGCCGCCAGGACCGTTTGAAATTAAAGATCTTTATCCGACATCGGGCAGTGGCGATCTGAGGGTCACGATCAAGGAAGCCGACGGCAGCGAACAGAATTTAACGGTGCCATTTGCTTCAGTACCGGTGTTGCAGCGTGAAGGTCGTTTCAAATACAACATCGCCAGCGGCCAGTTCCGTTCTTATCTTAATGACGTCGACAAACGGCCATTCACTCAAGCGACAGGTATCTATGGTCTGCCGTGGGGGGCGACCATCTACGGTGGTATTCAGGCTGCCAGTAAATATCAGGCGTTGGCATTGGGTTGGGGGCAAAACCTTGGCTTGCTGGGCGCGCTTTCAGCCGATGTGACGCAGGCTTGGACCAAGCCAGAACTGCGGCCAAAAGAGCACGGCCAATCCTGGCGTCTGCGCTACGGCAAGAGCTTTGCCGAAACGGGTACCAGCTTCAGTTTGGCAAGCTACCGTTATTCGACCAAAGGTTTCTACACCATGCAGGAAGCATTGGAAACCTATACCAACGGCGCATCAATCAGGTTCCCATTACATAAGAAGAGCCGTTCTGAACTCACCATGAACCAGAACCTGTGGGAAGGCGCCGGGGCACTGTCGCTGAGTCTGATGAATGAAGAGTTCTGGAATGACAATCGTCGCAGCCAGTCTGCCAGTGTGGGTTACAACAACAGTTGGTCAGGTGTCAGCTACGGCTTGTATTACACCTACGCGAAAAATGGTTACAACAGCGATGGCTCTCGCTCAAGTAATGAAGACCACATTGTGGCCTTCAACGTCAGCGTGCCGCTCAGCCGTTGGTTACCGGGTGCTAATGCGACCTATAGCGTTAACAGCAGCCGTAACGGTAATACCTCGAACCGGGTTGGATTACATGGCACCGCGTTGGAAGGGGGTAACCTGAATTACAGCATCAGTCAGGGGTACACCAGCCAGGGGCAAGGAGCTAGCGGTAATGCCAGCGTTGATTATCGTGGCGGTTTGGGGCAGGCGAACGTGGGCTACGGCTACGATCGTGATATGCAGCGCCTGAGCTATGGCCTGCAGGGCGGTATCTTGCTGCATGAAAACGGCTTGACACTTTCTCAGCCATTGGGTGAGACAGTGGCGTTGGTCAAAGCGCCAGGCGCGAAAGATGTTCGTATAGAAAACCAGACCGGTGTTAGCACCGACTGGCGGGGTTATGCGGTGGTGCCGTATCAGTCGCCGTATCGTCGCAACAATATCAATATGGATACCACAACGTTGCCGGACGATGTCGATATGACATTAACCAGCCAGTCGGTGGTGCCGACCCGTGGTGCCGTAGTGCGAGCGGAATTCAAAGCCAACATTGGCCAGCGCGTGTTGATGACGTTGTTACGTCAAGGCGGGGCTGCGGTGCCGTTTGGCGCAACTGTCACCGATTTGCTTAATCCAGATAACAGCGCCGCAATCGTCGGCGATAGCGGTCAGGTGTACCTGTCCGGTCTGGCGGATAGCGGCAAGCTGAATGTGAAGTGGGGCAACGGTGCCTCGCAGCAGTGCCAAGTGACCTATAGCTTGGATGCCAAAGTGCAGAATTCTGCGATCCGTACGGTCAATGCTCAGTGTTTATAA
- a CDS encoding fimbrial protein yields the protein MKLKLIFRKLSVFVVLTVAGMCAPQVLAAPAPGTCVSEGGTQEYNFDFDASFDAPEQNTTGKIIENASGNKWNITKPYIATCGCNTMTAAYFTANPSLSKGLDFTDGSGLQYYILNDFLSVASRVYIAGGLGKYIPVPFANVSNGNDAYSVTCNGKKNEYYSGAKGSINLRFRRPFVGVQVIPTTRLVEVYMSSTAGVSSPTPVSFVTMSGTVTVPQNCEISPQPVIVNFGDIMSTDFKEKGKMPRGFTPHHKELTLACRNISDGVKISLSFQGEADPNEPDALKSSNKDIAVKIEDSSSNAIISPNNGRLPVIMNYAEQSGITGMTLYPVNTTNKAPEVGVFNSTATIRVEIE from the coding sequence ATGAAACTTAAATTAATATTCAGGAAATTATCAGTTTTCGTGGTTTTGACCGTTGCGGGAATGTGTGCTCCACAGGTATTGGCTGCTCCTGCGCCGGGAACCTGCGTGAGCGAGGGGGGAACACAAGAGTATAATTTTGATTTTGATGCATCCTTTGATGCGCCAGAACAGAATACGACAGGGAAAATTATTGAGAACGCGTCCGGGAATAAGTGGAATATAACAAAGCCTTATATAGCAACGTGTGGCTGTAACACAATGACGGCGGCGTATTTTACGGCTAATCCTTCATTGAGCAAAGGCTTGGATTTTACTGATGGCTCGGGATTGCAGTATTATATCCTGAATGATTTTTTGTCGGTAGCCAGTAGGGTATATATTGCTGGTGGGCTGGGTAAGTATATTCCAGTTCCATTCGCTAACGTCAGTAACGGAAATGATGCTTATAGTGTCACGTGTAACGGGAAAAAAAACGAGTATTATAGTGGCGCCAAAGGCTCTATTAATCTCCGCTTCCGTCGGCCTTTCGTTGGCGTGCAGGTGATTCCGACAACGCGTCTGGTTGAAGTCTATATGTCATCAACGGCGGGCGTCAGTAGTCCGACACCGGTATCCTTTGTCACCATGAGCGGCACGGTTACCGTGCCGCAAAACTGTGAAATCAGCCCGCAACCGGTGATTGTCAATTTTGGCGACATTATGTCAACGGATTTCAAAGAAAAAGGAAAAATGCCGAGAGGTTTCACTCCGCATCATAAGGAGCTGACGTTAGCGTGCCGTAATATATCCGATGGAGTGAAGATCAGCCTTTCATTCCAGGGGGAGGCCGATCCTAATGAGCCGGACGCGTTAAAGAGCAGTAATAAAGATATCGCGGTAAAAATTGAAGACTCATCATCTAATGCTATTATTTCGCCAAATAATGGACGTTTGCCCGTCATTATGAACTATGCGGAACAAAGTGGAATAACCGGGATGACGCTTTATCCAGTTAACACCACGAATAAAGCTCCGGAAGTCGGTGTATTTAACTCGACGGCAACGATTAGGGTTGAGATTGAGTGA
- a CDS encoding fimbrial protein has protein sequence MKELKLNVIKGSIAALLTATLGMSHTALADTQLNITGTIKASPCNVVNDTGSGISVNLGDNIQAATLGQANSFTEWKPFQLILEDCPTTTSSVTATFSGTPADESADLYKNTGDAQKVQIDLQDATGTKLGNGKFLKQTIVNNATTYNLQARAYSTAGSATPGSIVGTVMVAFTYE, from the coding sequence ATGAAGGAACTCAAATTGAACGTGATTAAAGGTAGCATCGCGGCATTACTGACCGCAACGTTGGGGATGAGCCATACTGCACTGGCGGACACTCAGTTAAATATTACCGGCACTATCAAGGCTTCGCCGTGTAATGTGGTTAACGACACTGGCAGCGGCATCTCGGTAAATCTGGGTGATAACATCCAGGCGGCAACGCTGGGGCAAGCGAACAGCTTTACCGAATGGAAACCTTTCCAACTTATCCTGGAAGATTGTCCGACGACGACTTCATCCGTAACGGCAACCTTTAGCGGCACTCCAGCGGATGAAAGTGCTGATTTGTATAAAAATACCGGCGATGCACAAAAAGTGCAGATTGATTTGCAAGATGCCACAGGTACCAAGCTGGGCAACGGTAAGTTTCTGAAGCAGACTATCGTAAACAACGCCACTACTTACAACCTGCAAGCGCGTGCTTACTCTACTGCGGGTAGTGCAACGCCAGGGTCTATCGTAGGTACGGTAATGGTTGCCTTTACCTACGAGTAA
- a CDS encoding response regulator transcription factor, producing MTAVHSYQRGSAHSPGTNGKSEQGVIVMEACPMTALGMRNILAQSCTQSENIKHVNNLAAIPNLMRSQPTSLLIMELCGESESVLDGLRLISMCLEHWPSTAIVVCTALDDPRVLQLLTVSGVKGLVLKQEPAIALAQCVQQVLAGRRSYSHKVRQLLVNQSIGGKALTARELDVLAYLFSGKSVTAAALMMHRDVRTVSTHKRNAMLKLGFHNDGELFLQGKWMAKTGPVFAN from the coding sequence ATGACGGCAGTCCATTCTTATCAGCGGGGGAGTGCCCACTCACCTGGTACCAATGGAAAAAGCGAACAGGGCGTTATTGTGATGGAAGCCTGTCCGATGACGGCTCTCGGTATGCGTAATATTCTTGCGCAATCCTGTACGCAGTCAGAAAATATCAAGCATGTTAATAACTTGGCAGCCATTCCTAATCTGATGCGCAGCCAGCCGACTTCATTGTTGATCATGGAACTGTGCGGCGAGTCTGAATCTGTACTGGACGGGTTACGCTTGATCTCAATGTGCCTGGAGCACTGGCCGTCGACGGCGATCGTCGTTTGCACTGCGCTCGACGATCCGCGGGTATTGCAGTTGCTTACGGTTTCAGGTGTTAAAGGATTAGTACTGAAGCAGGAACCAGCCATTGCGTTGGCGCAGTGTGTTCAGCAGGTACTGGCCGGGCGTCGTAGCTATAGCCATAAGGTACGTCAGCTATTGGTTAATCAATCCATTGGCGGTAAGGCTTTGACTGCGCGCGAGCTGGATGTATTGGCTTATCTATTCTCTGGTAAAAGCGTCACTGCCGCAGCATTGATGATGCATCGCGATGTGCGCACTGTCAGTACGCATAAGCGCAATGCCATGCTGAAACTGGGGTTTCACAATGATGGCGAGCTCTTTCTGCAAGGGAAATGGATGGCAAAAACCGGTCCGGTGTTTGCCAACTGA
- a CDS encoding response regulator transcription factor: MQPLTPNSTSIALMDRYPLTLVGLSGFIEGLNAPTQIVVQETSMTAVSEALLYQPTDILITELSGLSETIAEGRKKLLELCVQLPSLRVIVYTRCQAGDELKALLEQVNISVIARDDTLPQVGEFFTRVFDGERVLSPLIGTCLARNDSEEIYNLHHLTRCENDVLTFLFNGMSLRQIAELQRRSIKTISAHKCNAMRKLQVKNDSELFSLKKNITQQFVVNE, encoded by the coding sequence ATGCAGCCTTTAACGCCAAACTCTACCAGTATCGCCTTAATGGATCGTTACCCGTTAACGCTAGTCGGGCTATCTGGTTTCATTGAGGGGCTTAATGCTCCAACTCAGATTGTTGTGCAGGAAACAAGCATGACCGCGGTATCTGAAGCATTATTGTATCAGCCAACCGATATCCTTATTACTGAACTGAGCGGGTTGAGTGAGACAATTGCCGAGGGACGGAAAAAATTATTAGAATTATGCGTACAGCTCCCATCGTTAAGGGTCATTGTGTATACCCGCTGTCAAGCTGGTGATGAATTAAAGGCGCTGTTGGAACAGGTTAATATCAGTGTGATTGCCCGTGATGATACTTTACCTCAGGTCGGTGAGTTCTTTACTCGTGTATTCGATGGTGAGCGTGTGCTGAGTCCATTAATCGGTACTTGCCTGGCACGCAATGATAGTGAAGAAATTTACAATCTGCATCATTTGACACGTTGTGAAAATGATGTTTTGACATTTTTATTTAATGGTATGAGTTTGCGTCAAATCGCAGAGTTGCAGAGACGCAGCATTAAAACGATCAGTGCGCACAAGTGTAATGCCATGCGTAAATTACAGGTGAAAAATGATAGCGAGCTATTTTCCCTAAAGAAAAATATTACGCAACAATTTGTTGTGAACGAGTAA
- a CDS encoding FKBP-type peptidyl-prolyl cis-trans isomerase N-terminal domain-containing protein, with protein MNQGIKYGFLFALTLPFGAGAANSFSDEQTLQSLDAITRRVDDAPALLLLTPSQLEAIDSPPEQKAAQQARNSNQLDKRAAKQNAASLRELKSQQAKINQLNAALAKQNRELKKLREAARADGDSRVEVDRLKKSLQESLQKTENMQQQLSTMNAAQSDRQQDGVRLQQALEKSQQQSSELQKQVAALTIAQDERIKQHQSIQTTLDESRKHIEELQKRLAALTDQRKRKDKGSAVLQSALDESKKHGAELEKRLTALISQGKAKEEDAAALQKALNESNKERGELQKQLAALAEQHKTKEKGTAALQDALEESKKTGAELQKQLTTLLAQGKAKEQDVAALQRELEESKKTGAELQKQLTTLLAQGKAKDKDVATLQNALEESKKNGVELQNKLTALAAQSKTKEKDVAALQSELEESKKSGAELQKQLTTLLAQGKAKEKDAAVLQTELDESNKGTLALKKQLAMLTDQAKAQEKDQVALQQELAALKKERAVRKDVMAPPKTANEIRDYAIGSSLGNDVLALLQEKIAQGIKINESMAFSGVQDALEGKNKLGQDKIAKALYETEVALNENEKKLKAETERQGLRYVEQFRKKKNVKKSSSGFYYRIDYLGTGKIDDSDTVAVVVKESLTNGKVIKDMDIAGTSISQPLSSYPVMFRDAIKQLQNHGTMTMVVPPELAYGDKGLAPDIPPGSTMVYNIRILDVLPADDAAGNKK; from the coding sequence GTGAATCAGGGGATTAAGTATGGCTTTTTGTTTGCTCTGACGCTGCCGTTTGGCGCAGGGGCAGCAAACAGCTTCAGTGATGAGCAAACGTTACAGTCGCTGGATGCCATCACCCGCAGAGTTGACGATGCGCCAGCACTCTTGCTGCTGACGCCTTCTCAGCTGGAGGCAATTGATTCGCCACCGGAACAGAAAGCGGCACAGCAAGCCAGAAATAGTAACCAGTTGGATAAACGAGCGGCGAAGCAAAACGCCGCTTCTTTGCGAGAGCTGAAGTCGCAGCAGGCGAAGATCAATCAGCTCAACGCCGCGTTGGCTAAGCAGAATAGAGAGCTAAAAAAGCTGCGCGAGGCTGCACGGGCGGATGGCGATTCACGTGTTGAAGTAGATCGCCTGAAAAAATCATTGCAGGAAAGCTTACAAAAAACGGAAAACATGCAGCAGCAGCTGTCGACGATGAATGCTGCGCAAAGTGACAGGCAACAGGATGGCGTCAGATTACAGCAGGCGCTGGAGAAGAGTCAGCAGCAAAGTTCAGAATTACAGAAACAGGTTGCTGCATTGACCATCGCGCAGGATGAACGGATCAAACAGCATCAGTCTATACAGACAACGCTAGATGAAAGCCGAAAACATATCGAAGAGTTACAAAAGCGGCTAGCGGCGTTAACCGATCAGCGTAAACGTAAGGATAAGGGGAGCGCAGTGTTGCAGAGCGCTTTGGATGAAAGCAAGAAGCACGGCGCAGAGCTAGAAAAGCGGCTGACAGCCCTGATATCTCAGGGTAAGGCAAAAGAAGAAGATGCCGCGGCATTGCAGAAAGCGTTGAATGAAAGCAACAAAGAACGCGGCGAGTTGCAAAAGCAGCTGGCTGCGTTGGCTGAGCAACATAAGACAAAAGAGAAGGGCACCGCTGCGTTGCAGGACGCGCTGGAAGAGAGCAAGAAAACGGGCGCAGAGCTGCAGAAACAGCTGACGACGTTGCTTGCTCAAGGTAAGGCGAAAGAGCAGGACGTTGCCGCACTGCAGCGCGAACTGGAAGAGAGCAAGAAAACGGGCGCAGAGCTGCAAAAACAGCTGACGACGCTGCTTGCTCAAGGTAAGGCAAAAGATAAAGATGTCGCCACACTGCAGAACGCACTGGAAGAGAGCAAGAAAAATGGCGTAGAACTGCAGAATAAGCTGACGGCGCTGGCTGCTCAAAGCAAGACGAAAGAGAAGGATGTTGCTGCACTGCAGAGCGAGCTCGAAGAGAGCAAGAAAAGTGGTGCAGAGCTGCAGAAGCAGCTGACAACGCTGCTTGCTCAAGGCAAGGCGAAAGAGAAAGATGCTGCCGTGCTACAGACCGAACTCGATGAGAGCAACAAGGGCACGCTGGCGCTGAAAAAACAGCTGGCGATGCTGACAGACCAGGCTAAGGCGCAAGAAAAAGATCAGGTTGCGCTACAGCAGGAGCTGGCCGCGCTGAAAAAAGAGCGCGCCGTCCGTAAGGATGTCATGGCACCGCCGAAAACGGCCAACGAGATTCGCGATTATGCGATCGGCAGTTCGTTGGGCAATGACGTGTTGGCTCTGCTGCAAGAAAAAATTGCTCAGGGGATCAAAATCAATGAAAGCATGGCATTTTCCGGCGTGCAGGATGCTTTAGAAGGCAAGAACAAGCTGGGGCAGGATAAGATTGCCAAAGCGTTATATGAAACAGAAGTGGCGCTGAACGAGAATGAGAAGAAGTTAAAAGCAGAAACTGAACGACAAGGTTTACGCTATGTTGAACAGTTCAGGAAGAAGAAGAACGTCAAGAAATCATCAAGCGGTTTCTATTATCGGATCGATTACCTTGGTACCGGGAAAATAGATGATAGCGATACGGTTGCCGTTGTTGTGAAGGAAAGTCTGACCAACGGTAAAGTGATTAAGGATATGGATATTGCGGGCACCTCTATTTCACAGCCGCTAAGTAGTTATCCGGTTATGTTCCGTGATGCAATCAAACAATTGCAGAATCACGGCACAATGACAATGGTGGTGCCGCCTGAACTGGCATATGGCGATAAGGGGTTGGCGCCGGATATTCCTCCGGGATCTACTATGGTTTATAACATCAGAATTCTTGATGTATTGCCAGCGGACGACGCAGCTGGCAATAAAAAATAA